One Edaphobacter flagellatus genomic region harbors:
- a CDS encoding arginine--tRNA ligase, translating to MYRTIQQSLTARIQAILASKYDVTLSSLAVEQPPSIALGELALPVAFELAKRLRKAPRAIAAELAAELSVQLPEGITSVEVAGAGYLNIRLDRAFVARHIAQDKHADIGGPGFRLVEHTSINPNKAAHIGHLRNAILGDSFQRLLRSDTYKSGYQVGVQNYIDNTGVQVADVVVGLVHLEGKDLAATKQLLADLAVKGERIDFYCWDLYARVSQWYTADPAQVEARKQIRLRTLHALEEGGNDTATIADLIATAVLRRHLETMERLSIEYDFLPRESEILHLHFWDAARQLMIDKGVLYLETEGKNKGCWVMRRAGNEAEQETDGPDEDAKVIVRSNGTVTYVGKDIAYHLWKFGLLPGKDFGYQKFHQYPTHMCWISTDGPSDEGAPSFGHADAIYNVIDSRQNDPQNNVIAALRGMGFTEAADHYTHFSYEMVALTPRCAMDLGYPISEEDQKRAYIEVSGRKGFGVKADDLIDRLTAAARTEVDARHADIPEAERAKIASQIAVGALRYFMLRYTRNTVIAFDFKDALSFEGETGPYVQYAIVRAANIFRKVGTTAEAALTSLAHLDIAPILNSEEGTTLWETWLLTSRLTTLIEQAIATSEPAYLAKYAFQLAQQFNNFYHRHHIINEEDATKKSLYLATAAVAQREMTRALGYLGIEAPERM from the coding sequence ATGTATCGCACAATTCAGCAGTCGCTCACTGCCCGCATTCAGGCCATTCTCGCCTCGAAATACGACGTCACCCTCTCGAGCCTAGCCGTCGAGCAACCTCCATCCATCGCTCTGGGGGAACTCGCTTTGCCTGTAGCGTTCGAGCTTGCTAAACGCCTGCGCAAAGCCCCCCGCGCTATTGCTGCGGAACTCGCAGCCGAGCTTTCCGTGCAGCTCCCCGAGGGCATCACCTCTGTCGAGGTCGCCGGTGCCGGCTACCTCAACATTCGCCTCGACCGTGCCTTCGTTGCCCGCCACATCGCTCAGGACAAGCACGCTGATATTGGCGGTCCGGGGTTCCGTCTGGTCGAACATACCAGCATCAACCCCAATAAGGCCGCTCATATTGGCCATCTGCGCAACGCTATTCTCGGGGACAGCTTTCAGCGACTTCTCCGTTCTGACACCTACAAGTCCGGCTATCAGGTCGGCGTTCAGAACTACATCGACAACACCGGCGTCCAGGTGGCCGACGTTGTCGTCGGTCTCGTCCATCTGGAAGGCAAGGATCTTGCTGCAACAAAGCAACTCCTCGCTGACCTTGCAGTCAAAGGCGAGCGCATCGACTTTTATTGTTGGGATCTCTACGCCCGCGTCTCGCAGTGGTATACAGCTGATCCTGCCCAAGTTGAAGCGCGCAAGCAGATTCGCCTTCGGACCCTTCACGCCCTCGAAGAGGGAGGCAACGACACTGCTACAATCGCGGATCTTATTGCTACTGCCGTCCTCCGTCGCCACCTCGAAACCATGGAGCGTCTCTCCATCGAGTACGACTTCCTTCCTCGCGAGAGTGAAATCCTTCACCTCCATTTCTGGGACGCCGCCCGTCAGCTCATGATCGACAAAGGTGTCCTCTACCTCGAGACGGAAGGCAAGAATAAAGGTTGTTGGGTGATGCGCCGCGCCGGGAATGAAGCCGAGCAGGAAACGGATGGCCCGGACGAGGATGCCAAGGTCATTGTCCGCTCCAACGGTACTGTTACCTATGTCGGCAAAGATATCGCCTACCACCTCTGGAAGTTTGGGTTGCTTCCCGGTAAGGATTTCGGTTACCAGAAATTTCACCAGTACCCCACGCACATGTGCTGGATCTCTACCGATGGTCCCAGCGACGAAGGCGCGCCCAGCTTTGGCCATGCCGACGCCATCTATAACGTCATCGACTCGCGCCAGAACGATCCGCAGAACAACGTTATTGCTGCCCTCCGCGGCATGGGCTTTACCGAAGCCGCCGATCATTACACACACTTCAGCTATGAGATGGTCGCGCTCACGCCGCGCTGCGCCATGGATCTCGGCTACCCCATCAGCGAAGAAGACCAGAAGCGTGCCTACATCGAGGTCTCCGGTCGTAAGGGCTTTGGCGTCAAGGCTGACGATCTCATTGATCGACTCACCGCAGCCGCGCGTACCGAAGTCGATGCCCGCCATGCTGACATCCCCGAAGCCGAGCGCGCAAAGATTGCCTCGCAGATCGCAGTCGGGGCCCTCCGCTATTTCATGCTGCGCTACACGCGCAACACGGTTATTGCCTTCGACTTCAAGGATGCGCTCAGCTTTGAAGGCGAGACCGGTCCCTACGTGCAGTACGCTATCGTGCGGGCGGCTAATATCTTCCGCAAGGTAGGTACCACTGCCGAGGCTGCGCTTACATCGCTCGCCCATCTTGATATTGCCCCCATCCTCAACTCCGAGGAGGGAACGACGCTCTGGGAGACCTGGCTGCTCACCTCACGCCTCACCACGCTCATAGAGCAGGCTATCGCCACCTCCGAGCCGGCCTACCTCGCCAAGTACGCTTTCCAGCTCGCGCAACAGTTCAATAACTTCTATCACCGTCATCACATCATCAACGAGGAAGACGCGACGAAGAAAAGCCTCTACCTCGCGACCGCCGCTGTTGCTCAAAGAGAGATGACTCGCGCCCTCGGCTACCTCGGCATCGAAGCCCCGGAGCGTATGTAG
- a CDS encoding leucyl aminopeptidase, producing METKLIFQDPAGLATPMLAVFAVDVATGKDADPLVALLTTSDAVSNAAAPSLASGEFKATLGEQLLLHSPGGLKAERLVVVGLGKAKTLSVDEVRKGAGTAVRSAKPRGIREMAIALPEDYALDDEHLETLPGRMLSRSIVEGALVGELDWDTYRSDRKDRSVHELTVVAREVEETTKKEIQTGFEEGRVIASAQNFARALVNEPSNVLTPTELGKRAETMCDEVGLKCEVYSTEKLLELGMGAFHAVAKGSYEPPALIVMTYEPKPEKGKILPKDTPVIGLVGKGITFDTGGISIKPADGMEKMKYDMAGAAAMIGAMRAIAQLKPAVKVIGIVCSAENMPSGRAYKPGDVLKAMSGKTIEVLNTDAEGRLVLADGLHYAKTLGCTHLIDAATLTGACVVALGMINAGLFANDESVFEKFLAAMNVSGEKFWRLPCTDDYKDTIKSQIADIMNTGGSRWGGAISAAMFLREFAGDTPWVHLDIAGCAWNEELKPWLAKGPSGIAVRSIVEWVRTYSA from the coding sequence ATGGAGACGAAGCTTATTTTTCAGGATCCGGCGGGCCTGGCTACGCCGATGCTTGCAGTGTTTGCGGTGGATGTCGCTACGGGGAAGGACGCCGATCCGCTGGTAGCGCTGCTGACAACCTCGGATGCAGTGAGTAATGCTGCGGCTCCGTCCTTAGCTTCAGGCGAGTTTAAAGCAACGCTCGGAGAACAGCTCTTATTGCATTCGCCGGGTGGCCTGAAGGCCGAGCGGCTCGTTGTGGTGGGATTGGGCAAGGCCAAAACGCTCTCGGTGGACGAGGTGCGAAAGGGTGCAGGGACAGCTGTCCGGTCGGCTAAGCCGCGCGGGATACGCGAGATGGCGATTGCGCTTCCTGAGGACTACGCTCTGGACGACGAGCACCTGGAGACGCTTCCTGGCCGGATGTTGAGCCGTTCTATTGTCGAGGGCGCTCTGGTGGGCGAACTGGACTGGGATACATACCGGAGCGACAGGAAAGACCGCTCGGTGCACGAGCTGACAGTAGTGGCCAGAGAAGTTGAAGAAACAACAAAGAAGGAGATCCAGACTGGCTTTGAGGAAGGCCGGGTTATCGCTTCGGCGCAGAATTTTGCCCGTGCGTTGGTGAATGAGCCGAGCAATGTGCTGACTCCAACGGAGCTGGGCAAGCGCGCAGAAACAATGTGCGACGAGGTGGGCCTGAAGTGCGAGGTCTACTCGACGGAGAAGCTTCTGGAGCTTGGGATGGGTGCATTCCATGCAGTAGCGAAGGGATCATATGAGCCACCGGCCCTGATCGTCATGACATATGAGCCGAAGCCGGAGAAAGGCAAGATACTGCCGAAGGATACTCCGGTGATTGGACTGGTAGGCAAAGGCATTACGTTCGACACAGGTGGCATCTCAATCAAGCCGGCCGACGGCATGGAAAAGATGAAGTACGACATGGCCGGAGCAGCAGCCATGATCGGCGCGATGCGAGCGATTGCGCAGCTGAAGCCAGCGGTCAAGGTAATTGGCATTGTCTGTTCGGCAGAGAACATGCCGAGCGGACGGGCCTATAAGCCGGGCGATGTACTGAAGGCGATGTCAGGCAAAACGATTGAGGTGCTGAACACGGATGCCGAGGGGCGACTGGTGCTGGCCGATGGGCTGCACTATGCGAAAACGCTGGGCTGCACCCATCTGATCGATGCAGCGACACTGACGGGCGCGTGCGTCGTGGCTCTTGGAATGATCAATGCGGGGCTGTTTGCAAACGACGAAAGCGTGTTTGAGAAGTTCCTCGCCGCAATGAACGTATCGGGAGAGAAGTTTTGGCGGCTTCCCTGCACCGACGATTACAAGGACACGATCAAGAGCCAGATTGCGGACATTATGAACACGGGAGGATCGCGTTGGGGTGGTGCGATCTCAGCCGCGATGTTCTTACGGGAGTTCGCGGGCGACACGCCGTGGGTGCATCTGGATATCGCGGGTTGCGCGTGGAACGAAGAGCTGAAGCCGTGGCTGGCAAAGGGCCCAAGCGGGATTGCTGTGCGTTCGATTGTGGAGTGGGTGCGAACGTATTCGGCTTAA